A DNA window from Citrobacter tructae contains the following coding sequences:
- the dksA gene encoding RNA polymerase-binding protein DksA, which produces MQEGQNRKTSSLSILAIAGVEPYQEKPGEEYMNEAQLSHFRRILEAWRNQLRDEVDRTVTHMQDEAANFPDPVDRAAQEEEFSLELRNRDRERKLIKKIEKTLKKVEDEDFGYCESCGVEIGIRRLEARPTADLCIDCKTLAEIREKQMAG; this is translated from the coding sequence ATGCAAGAAGGGCAAAACCGTAAAACATCGTCCCTGAGTATTCTCGCCATCGCTGGGGTGGAGCCGTACCAGGAGAAACCGGGCGAAGAGTATATGAACGAAGCCCAGCTGTCGCACTTCAGGCGTATTCTTGAAGCATGGCGTAATCAACTCAGGGATGAAGTCGATCGCACTGTGACTCATATGCAGGACGAAGCAGCTAACTTCCCTGATCCGGTTGACCGTGCCGCACAGGAAGAAGAGTTCAGCCTTGAGCTTCGTAACCGTGACCGTGAGCGCAAACTGATCAAAAAGATCGAGAAGACGCTGAAGAAAGTAGAAGACGAAGATTTCGGCTACTGCGAATCATGCGGCGTAGAAATTGGTATTCGCCGTCTGGAAGCGCGTCCGACAGCCGATCTGTGCATCGACTGCAAAACGCTGGCTGAGATTCGCGAAAAACAGATGGCGGGTTAA
- a CDS encoding fimbrial chaperone, whose product MLSYNKTIAAIVVGATLTAFSPITQADIVINGTRIIYKESDKKISARLENKGSRPLLVQSWLDTGDDNVDPALIKVPFNATPPVSRIDPKKGQTVTITYTGTQALPKDRESVYWFNVLEVPPKMQAKEAENKNVLQLAFRTRIKLFYRPDGLAGEHFKAPDQLTWRWNGNKIKVTNPTPYYVSFSSVDIQSGNKKYNVDATMVAPKSDTEFTVQGLNNSLGGAKLHYSAISDYGSEIKGEANM is encoded by the coding sequence ATGTTGAGTTATAACAAGACTATCGCAGCTATCGTCGTCGGTGCAACGCTTACGGCATTCAGCCCCATAACCCAGGCCGATATCGTTATCAACGGCACGCGCATCATCTATAAAGAAAGCGACAAAAAGATCTCTGCTCGTCTGGAAAATAAGGGTTCTCGCCCGTTGCTGGTGCAGTCCTGGCTTGATACCGGTGATGACAATGTAGACCCGGCCTTGATCAAAGTCCCGTTTAACGCGACCCCACCGGTCTCACGCATAGACCCGAAAAAAGGCCAAACCGTTACCATCACCTATACCGGTACGCAGGCATTACCGAAAGACAGAGAAAGCGTGTACTGGTTTAACGTGCTGGAAGTCCCACCCAAAATGCAGGCAAAAGAAGCTGAAAATAAAAACGTCCTGCAACTGGCTTTCCGTACCCGTATCAAACTGTTCTATCGCCCTGATGGATTAGCAGGTGAGCACTTCAAAGCACCAGATCAATTAACCTGGCGCTGGAATGGCAATAAAATAAAAGTGACGAACCCAACGCCTTATTACGTTTCCTTCTCGTCTGTCGATATACAGTCGGGAAATAAAAAATATAACGTAGACGCCACAATGGTTGCGCCAAAAAGCGATACCGAATTTACGGTACAGGGTCTGAACAATTCCCTTGGCGGCGCTAAATTACACTATTCAGCCATTAGTGATTACGGCAGTGAAATAAAAGGCGAAGCTAATATGTAA
- the thpR gene encoding RNA 2',3'-cyclic phosphodiesterase, translated as MSEPKRLFFAIELPTEVREQLIHWRAAQFPPEAGRPVASDNLHLTLAFLGEISAEKQQALSQLAGRIRQPGFTLKLDDAGQWLRSRVVWLGMRQPPRGLLQLANMLRAQAARSGCYQSPQPFHPHITLLRDAGHAVALPPPGFCWSFPVTEFALYASSFERGRTRYTPLQRWTLAE; from the coding sequence ATGTCTGAGCCCAAAAGGCTGTTCTTTGCCATTGAATTGCCAACCGAGGTTCGGGAGCAGCTTATCCACTGGCGGGCCGCGCAGTTCCCTCCTGAGGCGGGTCGCCCGGTTGCTTCTGACAATCTGCACCTGACGCTGGCCTTTTTAGGCGAGATCAGCGCGGAGAAGCAGCAGGCGCTGTCACAACTGGCCGGGCGTATTCGCCAACCGGGTTTTACGCTAAAACTGGATGACGCCGGACAATGGCTGCGCTCACGCGTCGTCTGGCTGGGAATGCGCCAGCCACCTCGTGGGCTATTGCAGTTGGCGAATATGCTGCGGGCGCAGGCCGCGCGCAGCGGATGCTACCAAAGCCCACAGCCATTTCATCCGCATATCACGCTGTTGCGCGACGCCGGTCATGCGGTCGCTCTCCCTCCGCCAGGCTTTTGCTGGTCGTTTCCGGTTACAGAGTTTGCGCTTTACGCCTCTTCCTTTGAACGAGGCCGCACGCGCTACACGCCACTACAACGCTGGACGCTAGCCGAATAA
- a CDS encoding fimbrial protein translates to MNKKLLAVVLAASFFSAGNAMAVDGGEININGLVSDETCPATVNGGSNDVNITLKTAKPTDIVALNDKALGAYPAAISISVNCSNAAANKTATMSFTSTFHSSTQGTLENDNSISGPAKGVNIALHDVSAATPALVKVNDPSSKISSAINSTSHIANFSYMASYVKSSSTATVTSGPVKTNATYTLTYQ, encoded by the coding sequence ATGAATAAAAAGCTTTTGGCAGTCGTTCTGGCAGCGTCCTTTTTTTCTGCTGGTAATGCAATGGCTGTGGATGGTGGTGAAATCAATATCAACGGTCTGGTTTCTGATGAAACCTGCCCGGCAACCGTTAACGGTGGCAGCAACGACGTTAACATCACCCTGAAAACCGCGAAACCAACTGACATTGTAGCGCTGAATGACAAAGCGCTGGGTGCATACCCGGCAGCAATCAGCATCTCAGTAAACTGCTCCAATGCAGCCGCAAATAAAACGGCAACAATGAGCTTTACCTCTACTTTCCACAGTTCCACCCAGGGCACTCTGGAAAACGACAACTCCATCAGCGGCCCAGCTAAAGGTGTCAACATCGCACTTCACGATGTCTCCGCCGCCACCCCGGCACTGGTTAAAGTGAACGATCCTTCAAGCAAAATCTCTTCTGCTATCAATTCAACCAGCCATATCGCCAACTTCAGCTATATGGCGTCCTATGTGAAATCTTCATCGACCGCAACCGTCACCAGCGGCCCGGTGAAAACCAACGCAACCTATACCCTGACTTATCAGTAA
- the sfsA gene encoding DNA/RNA nuclease SfsA: protein MEFSPPLQRATLIQRYKRFLADVITPEGTTLTLHCPNTGAMTGCATPGDTVWYSTSENSKRKYPHTWELTQTQSGAFICVNTLWANRLTKEAINNALISELSSYSVLKSEVKYGAEGSRIDFLLQADSRPDCYIEVKSVTLAEQEQGYFPDAITERGQKHLRELMSVAAEGKRAVIFFAVLHSAITRFSPARHIDAKYAQLLAEARLKGVEILVYKAELSAHGMTLKEPLAITL from the coding sequence ATGGAATTTTCTCCCCCACTTCAACGCGCAACGTTAATTCAGCGCTACAAGCGTTTTTTAGCGGATGTGATCACACCCGAGGGCACAACGTTAACGCTACACTGCCCCAATACGGGCGCCATGACCGGATGCGCAACACCAGGTGATACTGTCTGGTATTCAACGTCGGAAAATTCTAAACGGAAATACCCGCATACTTGGGAATTAACTCAAACCCAATCTGGGGCATTTATTTGTGTTAACACCCTGTGGGCCAACAGATTAACGAAAGAAGCCATTAATAATGCGTTAATTTCAGAACTTTCAAGCTACAGCGTATTGAAAAGTGAAGTAAAATACGGTGCCGAAGGCAGTCGCATTGATTTTTTGTTACAGGCGGATTCCCGCCCTGACTGCTATATTGAAGTGAAATCAGTCACGTTGGCGGAACAAGAACAGGGTTATTTTCCCGATGCCATCACTGAACGAGGTCAGAAACATCTTCGGGAATTGATGAGCGTAGCGGCTGAGGGCAAGCGAGCGGTGATATTTTTCGCGGTGCTGCACTCAGCAATTACACGATTTTCACCCGCACGCCATATTGATGCAAAATATGCGCAATTATTAGCCGAGGCGCGGCTTAAGGGGGTAGAAATTCTGGTATATAAAGCGGAACTTTCTGCCCACGGAATGACTCTTAAAGAGCCATTAGCCATTACGTTGTAA
- the gluQRS gene encoding tRNA glutamyl-Q(34) synthetase GluQRS, with the protein MTDKRYIGRFAPSPSGELHFGSLIAALGSYLQARAQHGIWRVRIEDIDPPREVPGAADTILRQLEHYGLHWDGEILWQSQRHDAYREALAWLQKQDLSYYCTCTRARIQSIGGIYDGHCRTLRHGPEHAAVRIKQHHPVMKFNDRLRGEIQANPQLAREDFVIHRRDGLFAYNLAVVVDDHFQGVTEIVRGADLIEPTVRQISLYQQFGWPVPDYIHLPLALNEQGAKLSKQNHAPALPQGDPRPVLINALSVLGQNTEIPWQALSIEELLQYAVRNWTLATVPESTTVNPAFSNDSR; encoded by the coding sequence ATGACTGACAAACGCTATATTGGCCGTTTCGCCCCTTCCCCTTCCGGCGAACTGCATTTTGGTTCACTCATTGCCGCCCTCGGGAGTTACCTGCAGGCTCGTGCACAGCACGGGATCTGGCGGGTGCGCATTGAAGATATCGATCCTCCTCGTGAAGTTCCCGGTGCTGCAGACACTATTCTGCGTCAGCTGGAACATTACGGACTGCATTGGGATGGCGAGATACTGTGGCAATCCCAGCGCCATGACGCTTACCGTGAAGCGCTTGCCTGGTTACAAAAGCAGGATCTGAGCTATTACTGCACCTGCACCCGCGCCCGTATTCAGAGTATTGGCGGTATTTACGACGGTCACTGCCGTACGTTACGCCACGGGCCGGAGCATGCAGCGGTGCGTATTAAACAACATCACCCCGTCATGAAGTTTAACGACCGACTACGTGGTGAGATTCAGGCCAATCCTCAGCTTGCGCGGGAAGATTTTGTCATCCATCGACGCGACGGGCTATTTGCCTATAACCTGGCCGTCGTGGTTGACGATCACTTTCAAGGCGTGACGGAGATCGTGCGTGGCGCGGATCTCATCGAACCTACAGTGCGTCAAATATCGCTGTATCAGCAATTTGGCTGGCCAGTACCAGACTATATTCACCTGCCGCTGGCGCTCAATGAACAGGGCGCTAAACTTTCCAAGCAGAATCACGCGCCTGCGTTGCCGCAAGGCGATCCGCGCCCTGTTCTCATCAACGCACTCAGCGTCCTTGGACAGAACACAGAGATACCATGGCAAGCGCTGAGCATTGAGGAATTGCTGCAATATGCGGTAAGAAACTGGACGCTTGCAACCGTGCCCGAATCGACTACTGTAAATCCGGCATTCTCAAATGACTCACGCTGA
- the hrpB gene encoding ATP-dependent helicase HrpB — MTSLPVAAVVPELLTALDTSPQVLLTAPTGAGKSTWLPLQLLAHNGIQGRIILLEPRRLAARNVAQRLAELLNEKPGETVGYRMRAQHCVGPQTRLEVVTEGVLTRMIQRDPELKGVGLVILDEFHERSLQADLALALLLDVQQGLRDDLKLLIMSATLDNGRLQQLLPDAPTIMSEGRAFPVERRYQPLAAHQRFDEAVAIATAELLRQESGSLLLFLPGVGEILRVQEQLTSRVGSDVLLCPLYGALSLAEQRQAILPAPQGSRKVVLATNIAETSLTIEGIRLVVDCAQERVARYDARTGLTRLITQRISQASMTQRAGRAGRLEPGICLHLLAKEQAERATAQSEPEMLQSDLSGLLMELLQWGCTNPAQLSWLDMPPTANLQAAKRLLHMLGALEGDRLSAMGQKMAALGNDPRLAAMLVRANGENAAATAAKLAAILEEPPRGGSTDLMAAFSRNHPGWQQRSQQLLKRLNVQGGQPDGSLIAPLLAQAFADRIARRRGQEGRYQLANGMGAMLDADDASGRHEWLIAPLLLQGSASPDARILLALPLDIDALIQTSPELLQLSDTIEWDENQGTLKAWRRTQIGQLTLKVQPLAKPSEEELHQAMLNGIRDKGLSVLNWTPEAEQFRLRLQCAVKWLPEYDWPAVDDASLLATLENWLLPHMNGVHSLRALKALNVGQALRGLLDWSMLQRLDSELPTHYTVPTGSRIAIRYHEDNPPALAVRMQEMFGEANTPTIAQGRVPLVLELLSPAQRPLQITRDLSAFWQGAYREVQKEMKGRYPKHVWPDDPANTAPTRRTKKYS; from the coding sequence GTGACGTCGTTGCCCGTTGCCGCCGTAGTGCCTGAACTGCTTACCGCCCTTGATACCTCACCGCAGGTCCTGCTGACCGCACCGACCGGGGCCGGAAAATCGACCTGGCTGCCGTTGCAGCTTCTTGCGCACAATGGCATTCAGGGGCGGATTATTTTGCTGGAACCGCGTCGCCTGGCGGCCCGCAATGTGGCGCAGCGTCTGGCCGAGTTGCTGAACGAAAAGCCCGGCGAGACGGTGGGCTACCGCATGCGTGCTCAACACTGCGTTGGGCCGCAGACCCGGCTCGAAGTGGTAACGGAGGGGGTGCTCACGCGCATGATCCAACGCGATCCAGAACTAAAAGGCGTCGGGTTGGTGATCCTTGACGAATTTCATGAACGCAGCTTGCAGGCTGACCTGGCGCTGGCGCTGCTGCTGGATGTGCAGCAAGGGCTGCGGGATGATTTAAAACTGCTGATCATGTCGGCAACGCTGGATAACGGGCGTTTGCAGCAACTGTTGCCCGACGCGCCAACGATTATGTCAGAAGGCCGCGCTTTTCCCGTAGAGCGACGCTATCAGCCGCTGGCGGCGCATCAGCGCTTTGACGAAGCGGTGGCGATAGCAACGGCGGAGCTACTGCGCCAGGAAAGCGGCTCGCTGCTGCTCTTTTTACCGGGCGTTGGGGAGATCCTGCGAGTGCAAGAACAACTGACCTCACGCGTGGGCAGTGATGTTTTGCTATGCCCGCTGTACGGTGCGCTATCGCTCGCCGAGCAGCGTCAGGCGATTTTGCCCGCGCCGCAAGGCTCGCGCAAAGTGGTGCTGGCCACCAATATTGCCGAGACCAGTTTAACCATCGAAGGCATTCGGCTAGTGGTGGATTGCGCGCAGGAGCGCGTGGCGCGCTATGACGCACGCACCGGTTTGACGCGCCTGATTACCCAGCGTATTAGCCAGGCGTCGATGACTCAGCGAGCCGGGCGTGCAGGCCGTCTGGAACCCGGTATTTGCCTGCATCTGCTGGCGAAAGAGCAGGCTGAAAGAGCGACGGCGCAGAGTGAGCCAGAGATGTTGCAAAGTGACCTGTCGGGCTTGCTCATGGAACTGCTGCAATGGGGATGCACGAACCCAGCGCAGTTAAGCTGGCTCGATATGCCGCCGACGGCCAATTTGCAGGCAGCAAAGCGGCTATTACACATGCTGGGCGCACTTGAGGGTGACAGACTCAGTGCGATGGGGCAGAAAATGGCGGCGCTCGGCAACGATCCGCGTCTGGCAGCAATGTTGGTTCGCGCGAACGGTGAGAACGCGGCGGCAACGGCAGCAAAACTGGCGGCGATTCTCGAAGAACCTCCACGCGGTGGCAGTACCGATCTGATGGCCGCTTTTTCGCGTAACCATCCAGGCTGGCAGCAGCGTAGTCAGCAATTGCTGAAGCGGCTTAACGTCCAGGGGGGACAGCCTGATGGCTCCCTGATAGCCCCATTGTTGGCGCAGGCGTTTGCCGATCGTATTGCCCGGCGTCGAGGTCAGGAAGGGCGCTATCAGTTGGCTAACGGAATGGGGGCGATGCTGGATGCCGACGACGCCTCAGGGCGTCATGAATGGCTTATCGCTCCTTTATTGCTGCAAGGCAGCGCCTCGCCGGATGCGCGTATATTGCTGGCCCTGCCGCTGGATATCGATGCGCTGATACAAACGTCACCTGAATTACTTCAGCTGTCCGACACTATAGAATGGGATGAAAATCAGGGGACCTTAAAGGCATGGCGCCGGACGCAGATAGGTCAGTTGACGCTAAAAGTACAGCCATTGGCTAAACCCTCGGAAGAAGAGCTGCATCAGGCGATGCTGAATGGTATTCGCGATAAAGGGCTAAGTGTGCTCAACTGGACGCCGGAAGCTGAACAGTTCCGGCTGCGTCTGCAATGTGCGGTAAAATGGCTACCGGAATACGACTGGCCTGCGGTGGATGATGCGTCGTTGCTGGCGACGCTGGAGAACTGGTTGCTACCGCATATGAACGGCGTGCATTCTTTACGCGCACTTAAAGCATTAAATGTGGGTCAGGCATTGCGTGGATTACTGGACTGGTCAATGCTGCAACGTCTGGATAGTGAACTGCCCACACATTACACTGTGCCGACGGGAAGCCGGATAGCCATTCGCTATCATGAGGATAACCCCCCGGCACTGGCGGTCAGGATGCAGGAAATGTTTGGCGAAGCCAATACACCGACCATCGCCCAGGGGCGTGTACCACTGGTGTTGGAACTTCTTTCTCCCGCCCAGCGACCGCTACAAATCACCCGTGATTTGAGCGCGTTCTGGCAGGGGGCGTACCGTGAGGTGCAAAAAGAGATGAAAGGGCGTTATCCCAAACATGTCTGGCCGGACGATCCGGCGAATACGGCACCAACGCGGCGCACGAAAAAGTATTCCTAA
- the folK gene encoding 2-amino-4-hydroxy-6-hydroxymethyldihydropteridine diphosphokinase, with the protein MTVAYIAIGSNLASPLDQVNAAIQALGEIPGSRIVALSSFYRTTPLGPQDQPDYLNAAVALETTLEAEILLNHTQRIELQQGRVRKAERWGPRTLDLDIMLFGNDVINTDRLTVPHYDMKNRGFMLWPLFEIAPDLVFPDNQPLRTLLSNLSPCPSHW; encoded by the coding sequence GTGACCGTTGCGTATATTGCAATTGGCAGCAATCTGGCCTCTCCGCTCGACCAGGTGAATGCGGCAATTCAGGCACTTGGGGAAATCCCGGGAAGCCGAATTGTCGCCCTCTCCTCTTTCTACCGCACCACACCTCTGGGGCCGCAGGATCAACCCGATTACCTGAATGCCGCAGTGGCGCTGGAAACAACGCTGGAAGCAGAAATCCTGCTCAACCATACTCAACGTATCGAATTACAGCAGGGGCGCGTGCGTAAAGCCGAACGCTGGGGTCCGCGTACGCTGGATCTCGACATCATGTTGTTTGGCAATGACGTGATTAACACCGACCGCCTGACCGTTCCGCACTACGATATGAAAAACCGCGGCTTTATGCTGTGGCCGCTGTTTGAAATCGCCCCTGATCTGGTATTTCCCGATAACCAGCCGCTGCGAACGCTCTTATCCAACCTTTCCCCCTGCCCTTCTCACTGGTAA
- the pcnB gene encoding polynucleotide adenylyltransferase PcnB, producing the protein MFTRVANFCRKVLSREEREAELATARPHMTVIPREQHSISRKDISENALKVMYRLNKAGYEAWLVGGGVRDLLLGKKPKDFDVTTNATPDQVRKLFRNCRLVGRRFRLAHVMFGPEIIEVATFRGHHEGSEADRATSQRGQNGMLLRDNIFGSIEEDAQRRDFTINSLYYSVADFTVRDYVGGMQDLEDGVIRLIGNPETRYREDPVRMLRAVRFAAKLDMRISPETAEPIPRLATLLNDIPPARLFEEALKLLQAGYGFETYKKLREYSLFQPLFPTITRYFTEDGDSAMERIIAQVLKNTDTRIHNDMRVNPAFLFAAMFWYPLLETAQKIAQESGLAYYDAFALAMNDVLDEACRSLAIPKRLTSLTRDIWQLQLRMSRRQGKRAWKLMEHPKFRAAYDLLALRAEVENNAELQRLAQWWGEFQVSAPPEQKGMLNELDEEPDARRRRHRPRKRAPRREGTA; encoded by the coding sequence ATTTTTACCCGAGTCGCTAATTTTTGCCGCAAGGTGCTAAGCCGCGAGGAGCGCGAGGCTGAGCTTGCCACCGCCCGTCCCCATATGACGGTAATTCCGCGTGAGCAGCACTCTATCTCCCGCAAAGATATCAGTGAAAATGCCCTGAAGGTAATGTACAGGCTCAATAAGGCCGGATACGAGGCATGGCTGGTTGGCGGAGGCGTGCGCGATCTTTTACTGGGCAAAAAGCCGAAAGACTTTGATGTCACCACCAACGCAACACCGGATCAGGTGCGGAAGCTTTTTCGTAACTGCCGTCTGGTCGGCCGTCGTTTCCGTCTGGCCCATGTGATGTTTGGCCCGGAAATTATCGAGGTGGCAACGTTCCGCGGACACCATGAAGGTAGCGAAGCCGATCGCGCGACATCACAGCGCGGACAAAACGGAATGCTACTGCGTGATAACATCTTCGGCTCTATCGAAGAAGATGCTCAACGCCGCGATTTCACGATCAACAGTCTCTATTATAGTGTGGCTGATTTCACCGTTCGCGATTACGTTGGCGGGATGCAGGATCTGGAAGACGGCGTTATTCGCCTGATTGGCAACCCTGAAACACGCTATCGGGAAGATCCCGTGCGTATGCTGCGCGCCGTCCGCTTTGCAGCGAAACTCGACATGCGTATCAGCCCGGAAACCGCGGAGCCGATCCCGCGTCTGGCAACACTGCTTAACGATATCCCGCCTGCACGCTTGTTTGAAGAAGCCCTTAAGCTTTTACAGGCCGGCTACGGCTTTGAAACTTATAAAAAGCTGCGTGAGTACAGCCTGTTCCAGCCGCTGTTCCCAACCATTACCCGCTACTTCACTGAAGACGGTGACAGCGCAATGGAACGCATCATTGCCCAGGTTCTCAAGAATACCGATACCCGCATTCACAACGATATGCGCGTAAATCCGGCATTCTTGTTCGCCGCAATGTTCTGGTATCCATTACTGGAAACCGCACAAAAAATTGCGCAGGAAAGCGGTCTGGCATACTACGACGCGTTCGCGCTAGCGATGAACGACGTACTGGATGAAGCATGTCGCTCACTGGCTATCCCGAAACGTCTGACGTCGCTGACCCGAGATATCTGGCAGCTTCAGCTACGCATGTCCCGTCGGCAGGGTAAACGGGCCTGGAAGCTGATGGAACATCCGAAATTCCGCGCGGCATACGATTTACTGGCCCTGCGTGCCGAAGTTGAAAACAATGCTGAATTGCAACGTCTGGCGCAATGGTGGGGTGAATTCCAGGTTTCAGCTCCGCCAGAACAAAAAGGTATGCTGAACGAACTTGATGAAGAACCCGATGCACGCCGTCGTCGCCATCGTCCACGTAAACGCGCCCCGCGACGTGAGGGAACGGCGTGA